A genomic stretch from Anaerococcus mediterraneensis includes:
- the relB gene encoding type II toxin-antitoxin system RelB family antitoxin: MDSVVKTIRFSKEEARIISEYADFAQESFSKVVKDAILDKLEDEYDLKVADAAYEEYMNNPETYSHKEVLDELGL, translated from the coding sequence ATGGATAGTGTTGTCAAAACTATAAGGTTTAGCAAAGAAGAAGCTAGGATTATTAGCGAATATGCTGACTTTGCCCAAGAGAGTTTTTCTAAAGTTGTCAAAGACGCTATTTTGGACAAGCTTGAAGATGAGTATGATCTAAAGGTGGCTGATGCGGCCTATGAGGAATATATGAACAACCCTGAGACCTACAGTCATAAAGAGGTATTAGATGAGCTCGGTTTATAG
- a CDS encoding Cof-type HAD-IIB family hydrolase codes for MTKLIAVDLDGTLLDKKANISKAHKDILTRAMKAGHKVAIITGRHFYGSSDVAKELGFDKYGGILSSSNGANVYDFGKKETIINHDIDQKLAREMIDFGTSLGFDFMIYEDGKIMAEKKDAYSMDFILAKNKVELFVDENLRENIDFGLNKIVFAADPEVMDKNFETFRDKFSDSINSIHSMPQFIDAMPKGIHKGKSLLEIADYFGIKREDTIAFGDEMNDDTMIEAAGTGVAMANANPEIKKIADEICPSNQEDGIAIFLENRLFGK; via the coding sequence ATGACAAAATTAATTGCAGTAGATTTAGACGGGACCTTGCTTGATAAAAAAGCAAATATCAGCAAGGCCCACAAGGATATTTTGACAAGGGCTATGAAGGCTGGCCACAAGGTGGCAATCATTACCGGTAGGCACTTTTATGGGTCAAGTGATGTTGCAAAAGAGCTTGGTTTTGACAAGTACGGTGGGATTTTATCCTCATCTAACGGAGCCAATGTCTATGATTTTGGCAAAAAAGAAACTATCATCAACCACGATATAGATCAAAAACTAGCCAGGGAAATGATCGATTTTGGGACAAGTCTGGGTTTTGATTTTATGATCTATGAGGATGGCAAGATCATGGCGGAAAAAAAAGACGCCTACAGCATGGATTTTATCCTTGCCAAAAATAAGGTCGAGCTTTTTGTCGATGAAAACTTGCGTGAGAACATAGATTTTGGTCTAAACAAGATAGTTTTCGCCGCTGATCCAGAGGTCATGGATAAAAACTTTGAGACCTTTAGGGACAAATTTTCCGACTCCATAAACTCCATCCACTCCATGCCCCAGTTCATAGACGCCATGCCAAAGGGTATCCACAAGGGCAAGAGCCTCTTAGAGATAGCCGATTATTTTGGGATAAAAAGAGAAGACACTATAGCCTTTGGCGATGAGATGAACGATGATACCATGATAGAGGCCGCTGGCACGGGGGTAGCCATGGCAAATGCAAACCCAGAAATAAAAAAAATAGCAGATGAGATCTGCCCATCCAACCAAGAGGATGGTATAGCAATATTTTTAGAAAATAGATTGTTTGGTAAATAA
- a CDS encoding adhesin domain containing protein: protein MNKKQNLVALALSVSFVLGGAGLSHADESKDSTSPIVSEQEYANSDNHTGNIDQVGNLDDQKSTGPAANNQEKSSGENTEAKLGENAAGKEKSDQDKADAKPSTNTADPKNPGVNQPEKENTGDRSSQNQTESINTGLVDDQGPNTDANTIEVSGEKQNQAQKASPSQNKGPVTDVDPVAEKPLTDEEVEKLTQTAQKSYPDGQISVDKNTGIITVKRKVKEKKGDKEVEVEKVETINPYTPAGDEKLIKDYSESERYKTTDLEPGDTNQALGKTNEKVEKDGFKFELKNPSATSPSKTEYGYQITIDKKTGQRTYTKIYVTDSGLIPLDKGNKPMMGQGEKLTPESPDVTYKPDENAIIDGAGKQRNLNYDASEETLKHLNNKDNDSTSFGFKDDYTQDNPKNQFFKGSFGITYKVNPWPNENDKLEELKLNKNNYDPTSKYFVQGQDIDTGIKVDNIDDSAKERLVGQVYNPITGKIVPGASAYIGDNGNIFVKMPEGALKKDENGKTIINEDSIFNTDDYKALQNLDVKFFARPRKTEEFRKIAETPDEYGETGTYVETGAGSATIKHKGQDVVIDKQGIDRYDHYNLIGGFKLNLDDTRYYDQSFKDKKGDTSERTYSNVKPGEAFNVEMYNPESPKPNQKTAEEMNAADGRGEASGRINMDFLNKENEGKAEKDKWKLDVDPHDISKFTITAPSSAKAGDFIALPVEYTYTNGSKDVHWFHFVVQDSDNNKPEYHAQVEFPSDEQNSQVSVPENDKKLSPKSYSIPEGTEFKDDHGNEWDVSINETTGQITAKPKNPSKFDGGEKLEVPVVAHYQDPDEPDKDITEETTAEFVIKERANMTARYNAKAGKAGDEISSDVILNKTDEFNRRPTRYSLKSNTYADDKGNTWNVSIDEKTGKVTATVPNATDGKSIDGALLNVPVTAHYYEGDTEVGTRETEVQFIASGTKGTHTYTEELPFEVEVRKDPSLKKGEWKYATDDEGNELRGEKGEQERTLTIENSKVTKTSEPTVTKKAKNAVVLVGEGTNDGTHEIKEKKELPFETRYEYDENLEAGQREETGGTPGEQERTNTLVIKDGKVTETKEGEFKTTKDPVDKVIKIGIKPIIKEVEKPFETEYIYDENVEVGNEEEVTSGEKGKVTITTSYDKDQNKLVTKEETKDPVKRVVKVGIKPVVKEEEIPHDTEYKHNPNLEAGTIKKIKDGTPGKITVTTTFNKETGKLETKVERTEPTNAEYEYGSKTEGKVKVESDLPFEIEIIEDPEMEAGKTETVQEGKLGKKETTITIENSKEVSREEKVITDPVKKIVKVGTKNVCPIPPVNPKDPENPAEPGKEDPEKPVNEDPKPAKPGKEDPEKPGHEDPKPEKTEKEDPEKPVNEDPKSEKEDPRDEENTKKENKDERSDELSRKHQDSGDSDDLSKKKSSNPKTGIGSVTPVITAMGISIAGLLGTKKKKKED from the coding sequence ATGAATAAGAAACAGAATCTAGTCGCACTTGCCCTATCTGTATCATTCGTACTTGGAGGAGCTGGACTATCTCATGCTGATGAAAGCAAAGATAGTACAAGCCCTATCGTGAGTGAACAAGAGTATGCAAATAGCGATAACCATACAGGAAATATAGACCAAGTAGGAAATTTAGATGATCAAAAATCTACAGGTCCTGCTGCTAATAATCAAGAAAAATCTAGCGGAGAAAATACAGAGGCAAAGCTAGGAGAAAATGCAGCTGGCAAGGAAAAATCTGACCAAGACAAGGCCGATGCAAAACCATCCACAAATACAGCAGATCCAAAAAATCCAGGTGTAAACCAGCCAGAAAAAGAAAACACAGGGGATAGGTCTTCCCAAAACCAAACCGAAAGTATAAACACAGGACTTGTAGATGATCAAGGGCCAAATACAGATGCTAATACTATAGAAGTATCGGGAGAAAAACAAAACCAAGCTCAAAAAGCAAGTCCTAGCCAAAATAAAGGCCCTGTCACAGATGTAGATCCTGTAGCAGAAAAACCCCTCACAGATGAGGAGGTAGAAAAACTTACTCAAACTGCCCAAAAATCCTATCCAGATGGTCAAATTTCTGTAGATAAAAATACTGGCATCATCACAGTAAAAAGAAAAGTCAAAGAAAAAAAGGGTGATAAGGAAGTAGAAGTAGAAAAAGTCGAAACTATCAACCCATACACACCTGCTGGCGATGAGAAGCTAATCAAAGACTATAGCGAATCTGAACGTTATAAGACAACTGACCTAGAGCCGGGAGATACAAATCAGGCGCTCGGTAAAACTAATGAAAAGGTTGAAAAAGACGGCTTTAAATTTGAACTTAAAAATCCATCCGCAACATCACCAAGTAAGACTGAATATGGTTATCAAATCACCATAGACAAGAAGACTGGTCAGAGAACCTATACTAAGATTTATGTTACAGACTCTGGACTTATACCTCTTGATAAAGGAAACAAGCCAATGATGGGTCAGGGTGAAAAGTTAACACCTGAATCTCCTGATGTAACCTACAAGCCAGACGAAAATGCTATAATTGATGGTGCTGGAAAGCAAAGGAACCTTAACTATGACGCAAGTGAAGAAACCTTAAAGCACCTTAATAATAAGGATAATGACTCTACTTCTTTTGGTTTTAAGGATGACTACACTCAAGATAATCCTAAAAATCAGTTTTTTAAAGGTAGCTTCGGTATAACCTACAAGGTCAACCCATGGCCAAATGAAAATGACAAACTTGAAGAGTTAAAACTTAATAAAAATAATTATGATCCAACATCTAAGTACTTTGTCCAAGGCCAAGACATCGATACTGGGATTAAGGTAGATAATATTGATGACAGTGCCAAGGAAAGGCTAGTAGGCCAAGTTTATAACCCTATTACAGGCAAAATTGTCCCAGGAGCAAGTGCCTATATAGGAGATAATGGCAATATCTTTGTAAAGATGCCAGAAGGAGCCCTAAAAAAAGACGAAAACGGCAAGACTATCATCAATGAAGACTCAATCTTCAATACAGATGACTACAAGGCTCTTCAAAACTTAGATGTCAAATTCTTTGCCCGCCCAAGAAAAACTGAAGAATTTAGAAAAATAGCTGAAACACCAGATGAATATGGTGAAACAGGAACTTATGTAGAAACAGGTGCAGGATCTGCTACTATTAAGCACAAGGGCCAAGATGTAGTTATCGATAAGCAAGGCATCGACCGCTACGACCACTACAACCTAATTGGTGGATTCAAGCTAAACCTAGACGATACACGCTACTATGACCAATCCTTCAAAGATAAAAAAGGCGATACATCTGAGAGGACTTATTCAAATGTAAAACCAGGCGAAGCTTTCAATGTTGAAATGTATAATCCAGAAAGTCCAAAACCAAATCAAAAGACTGCTGAAGAAATGAACGCAGCTGATGGCAGGGGAGAAGCTTCTGGTAGGATAAACATGGACTTTCTCAACAAGGAAAATGAAGGCAAGGCGGAAAAAGATAAGTGGAAGCTAGATGTAGACCCTCACGACATATCAAAATTCACCATAACTGCTCCATCATCAGCTAAGGCTGGGGACTTTATAGCCCTACCAGTTGAGTACACCTACACAAACGGATCAAAAGACGTCCACTGGTTCCACTTCGTAGTCCAAGATTCAGATAATAATAAGCCAGAATACCATGCCCAAGTTGAATTCCCATCAGATGAACAAAACTCCCAAGTTTCAGTTCCAGAAAATGATAAGAAACTAAGTCCAAAATCCTATTCTATACCAGAAGGAACAGAGTTTAAGGACGACCATGGAAATGAATGGGATGTATCAATTAATGAAACAACTGGACAGATAACAGCAAAACCAAAGAACCCATCAAAATTTGATGGTGGAGAAAAACTCGAAGTCCCAGTAGTCGCCCACTACCAAGACCCAGATGAGCCAGACAAGGATATAACAGAAGAAACTACAGCAGAATTTGTCATCAAAGAAAGAGCAAACATGACAGCCCGCTACAATGCTAAGGCTGGCAAGGCGGGAGATGAGATATCTTCTGATGTAATTTTAAATAAAACTGACGAATTCAACAGAAGACCAACTAGGTACAGTCTAAAATCTAATACCTACGCAGATGATAAGGGCAATACTTGGAATGTATCTATAGATGAAAAAACAGGTAAGGTCACTGCCACTGTACCAAACGCTACAGATGGCAAATCAATCGACGGGGCCCTATTAAACGTACCAGTAACTGCCCACTATTATGAAGGAGACACAGAAGTTGGAACAAGAGAGACAGAAGTCCAATTCATAGCATCTGGTACAAAAGGTACTCACACCTACACAGAAGAACTCCCATTTGAAGTAGAAGTTAGAAAAGACCCAAGCCTAAAGAAGGGTGAATGGAAATACGCTACTGATGATGAAGGAAATGAGCTAAGGGGTGAAAAGGGTGAACAAGAAAGAACCCTTACTATAGAAAACTCTAAGGTAACAAAAACTTCTGAACCAACAGTAACTAAAAAAGCTAAAAATGCAGTTGTCTTAGTTGGTGAAGGAACAAATGACGGTACTCACGAAATCAAAGAAAAGAAAGAATTACCATTCGAAACTAGATATGAGTATGACGAAAATCTTGAAGCTGGTCAACGTGAAGAAACCGGTGGAACACCAGGAGAGCAAGAAAGAACCAATACTCTTGTAATCAAAGATGGCAAAGTTACCGAAACTAAAGAAGGTGAATTCAAGACTACTAAAGATCCTGTAGATAAGGTAATTAAGATTGGTATCAAGCCAATTATTAAGGAAGTTGAAAAACCATTTGAAACAGAATACATCTATGATGAAAATGTTGAAGTGGGCAATGAAGAAGAAGTAACATCTGGTGAAAAAGGAAAAGTTACCATCACAACTTCTTATGACAAAGACCAAAACAAACTTGTAACCAAGGAAGAAACAAAAGACCCAGTTAAGAGAGTTGTAAAAGTTGGTATCAAGCCTGTTGTTAAGGAAGAAGAAATTCCACACGATACAGAATACAAACATAATCCAAATCTTGAAGCTGGAACAATCAAAAAAATAAAAGATGGTACTCCAGGTAAAATTACTGTCACAACTACCTTCAACAAAGAAACAGGTAAGCTTGAAACCAAGGTAGAAAGAACTGAACCAACAAATGCAGAATATGAATATGGTTCTAAAACTGAAGGAAAAGTTAAAGTTGAATCTGACCTTCCTTTTGAAATTGAAATCATAGAAGATCCTGAAATGGAAGCTGGAAAGACTGAAACAGTTCAAGAAGGAAAACTAGGTAAGAAAGAAACTACTATCACTATTGAAAATAGCAAAGAAGTTTCTAGGGAAGAAAAAGTAATCACAGACCCAGTTAAGAAGATTGTAAAAGTTGGAACTAAAAATGTCTGCCCAATCCCACCAGTAAATCCAAAAGATCCAGAAAATCCAGCAGAGCCTGGCAAGGAAGATCCAGAAAAACCTGTTAATGAAGATCCAAAACCAGCAAAGCCTGGCAAGGAAGACCCAGAAAAACCAGGCCATGAAGATCCAAAACCAGAAAAAACTGAGAAGGAAGATCCAGAAAAACCTGTTAATGAAGATCCAAAATCAGAAAAAGAAGATCCTAGGGATGAAGAAAATACCAAAAAAGAAAATAAAGATGAAAGATCTGATGAGCTATCAAGAAAACACCAGGACTCTGGCGATTCTGATGACCTATCCAAAAAGAAATCATCAAATCCAAAAACTGGTATAGGATCAGTCACTCCTGTAATCACAGCCATGGGCATATCCATAGCAGGTCTTCTTGGTACAAAGAAAAAGAAAAAAGAAGATTAA
- a CDS encoding type II toxin-antitoxin system RelE/ParE family toxin, giving the protein MSSVYRFEYHKRVLKQLKKMDKSVQKLIISYIEKNLLYCDDPRKLGKALVGDKRGYWRYRIGPYRLICLIEDDKLLILALELGHRREVYK; this is encoded by the coding sequence ATGAGCTCGGTTTATAGGTTCGAATACCACAAAAGAGTTTTAAAACAACTAAAAAAGATGGATAAATCCGTCCAAAAACTAATAATTTCATATATAGAAAAGAATTTGCTATATTGTGACGACCCACGCAAGCTGGGAAAGGCCTTGGTAGGTGACAAGAGAGGGTACTGGCGATACAGGATCGGACCTTATAGGCTGATTTGTTTGATAGAAGATGACAAGCTTTTGATTTTAGCTCTCGAGCTAGGTCATAGGAGAGAGGTTTATAAATAA
- the groL gene encoding chaperonin GroEL (60 kDa chaperone family; promotes refolding of misfolded polypeptides especially under stressful conditions; forms two stacked rings of heptamers to form a barrel-shaped 14mer; ends can be capped by GroES; misfolded proteins enter the barrel where they are refolded when GroES binds), producing the protein MAKEIKFGAEAREGLERGIDKLANAVRVTLGPKGRNVVLDKAYGAPTITNDGVTIASDIELEDRFENMGAQLVKEVATKTNDVAGDGTTTATVLAHSIIKEGLKNLAAGANPIVLNKGLKKATDVVVDYIKANSKDVEDKQAIENVGTISSQDENIGKLIADAMEKVGNDGVITVEESKTTDTYLDLVEGMAFDKGYLSPYMATDNEKMIAELDDPYILITDKKIANIQEILPLLEQIVQEARPLLIIADDVEGEALTTLILNKLRGTFNVVAVKAPGYGDRRKAMLEDIAILTGAKVVSEDLGMDLKEATIDMLGSAKKVKVDKDNTTIVEGKGDKAILEERVQTIRHQVSCEESEYEKEKLNERLAKLAGGVAVINVGAATETEMQEKKYRIEDALSATRAAVEEGIVAGGGVVLIGAIEKVEELRESLIGDEKTGALIIERALEAPLRQIVANAGLDGSVIVEKVKNSDKETGYDAYNDKYVNMFQAGIVEPTKVTRSALQNAVSVAGMILTTETAVADIPKEEPIMGGAPQMPMY; encoded by the coding sequence ATGGCAAAAGAAATTAAATTTGGAGCAGAGGCTAGAGAGGGTCTCGAAAGAGGCATAGACAAACTTGCAAATGCAGTTAGGGTTACCCTTGGACCAAAGGGTAGAAACGTAGTTTTAGACAAGGCATATGGAGCACCAACCATCACAAATGACGGTGTGACAATTGCAAGTGATATAGAATTAGAAGATAGGTTTGAAAACATGGGCGCTCAGCTAGTCAAAGAAGTAGCCACAAAAACCAATGACGTAGCAGGTGATGGTACAACAACAGCTACAGTCCTAGCTCATTCTATTATAAAAGAAGGCCTTAAAAACCTAGCAGCAGGCGCAAATCCAATAGTCCTAAACAAGGGCCTAAAAAAGGCAACAGATGTAGTAGTTGACTATATAAAGGCAAACTCAAAAGATGTTGAGGACAAGCAAGCCATAGAAAACGTAGGTACAATCTCATCCCAAGACGAAAACATAGGCAAGCTTATAGCTGATGCTATGGAAAAAGTCGGCAATGATGGGGTCATCACAGTAGAAGAATCAAAAACAACAGACACCTACCTAGACCTAGTAGAGGGTATGGCCTTTGACAAGGGCTACCTATCACCATACATGGCAACAGACAATGAAAAGATGATAGCAGAGCTTGACGATCCATATATCCTAATTACAGACAAAAAGATCGCAAATATCCAGGAAATCCTTCCACTATTAGAACAAATTGTCCAAGAAGCAAGACCACTTTTGATCATAGCTGATGATGTAGAAGGCGAAGCACTTACAACCCTTATACTTAACAAACTAAGGGGAACATTCAATGTAGTAGCAGTTAAAGCACCAGGCTATGGCGACAGAAGAAAAGCCATGCTAGAAGATATAGCAATACTAACAGGAGCAAAAGTTGTAAGCGAAGATTTGGGCATGGACCTCAAAGAAGCTACAATTGACATGCTAGGATCAGCTAAAAAAGTCAAAGTCGACAAAGACAACACAACCATAGTAGAAGGCAAGGGCGACAAGGCTATATTAGAAGAAAGAGTTCAAACAATAAGACACCAAGTATCTTGCGAAGAAAGCGAATACGAAAAAGAAAAATTAAACGAAAGACTAGCCAAACTTGCAGGCGGTGTAGCAGTTATCAACGTAGGAGCAGCTACAGAAACAGAAATGCAAGAGAAAAAATACCGCATCGAAGATGCCCTATCAGCTACAAGAGCAGCTGTAGAAGAAGGTATAGTAGCAGGCGGCGGCGTAGTCCTAATAGGCGCTATAGAAAAAGTAGAAGAACTCAGAGAAAGCCTAATAGGCGATGAAAAAACAGGTGCCCTAATCATAGAAAGAGCCCTAGAAGCCCCACTTAGACAAATAGTAGCAAACGCAGGCCTAGACGGATCTGTAATAGTAGAAAAAGTCAAAAACTCCGACAAAGAAACAGGCTACGATGCCTACAACGACAAATATGTAAACATGTTCCAAGCAGGCATAGTAGAACCAACAAAAGTAACAAGATCAGCCCTACAAAACGCAGTAAGCGTAGCTGGAATGATACTAACAACAGAAACAGCAGTAGCAGACATACCAAAAGAAGAACCAATCATGGGCGGCGCACCACAGATGCCTATGTATTAG
- the rlmH gene encoding 23S rRNA (pseudouridine(1915)-N(3))-methyltransferase RlmH, with the protein MIIKILAVGKIKEDFYRAAIGEYTKRMKAYNKLEIIEVADEKAPETLSEIEIKTIKETEGDRLLSKIKDDAFVVSLEIDGKSLDSIGFAKMIQGEMLDGFGRDLVFVIGGSNGLGANIQKRSNLQISFGKMTYPHQLMRVILIEQIYRAYRIINKEPYHK; encoded by the coding sequence ATGATTATAAAAATACTTGCCGTAGGCAAGATCAAAGAGGATTTTTATAGGGCTGCCATAGGCGAATACACAAAAAGGATGAAGGCCTACAACAAGCTAGAGATCATAGAAGTAGCCGACGAAAAGGCCCCAGAGACTCTATCAGAAATAGAAATAAAAACTATAAAAGAGACAGAAGGAGATAGGCTTCTGTCAAAAATCAAAGATGATGCCTTTGTAGTTAGCCTAGAAATAGACGGCAAAAGCCTAGACTCCATAGGTTTTGCAAAAATGATCCAAGGGGAAATGCTAGATGGCTTTGGCAGGGACCTAGTCTTTGTCATTGGTGGATCAAATGGCCTAGGGGCAAATATCCAAAAAAGATCCAACCTACAAATTTCTTTTGGCAAAATGACCTATCCCCACCAGCTCATGAGAGTCATCCTCATAGAGCAAATATATAGGGCCTATAGGATAATAAATAAAGAACCCTACCATAAATAA
- a CDS encoding ATP cone domain-containing protein, whose amino-acid sequence MTEKILDLVEDFLKKHEIADVDLQKMVENLPVDQIMAMLAGKDRYVVKKSGRLEKYNEEKIGRSINNAADRSEMPLNSSDLAMILKEVSKKLFDDTGNNNIHKTSEIKDVVKEVLKSSGFSKIFDSYSSYVKDQN is encoded by the coding sequence ATGACAGAGAAAATTTTAGACCTTGTAGAGGATTTTTTAAAAAAACACGAGATAGCTGACGTAGACCTACAAAAAATGGTAGAGAATTTGCCAGTTGATCAGATTATGGCTATGCTTGCTGGCAAGGACAGGTATGTAGTCAAAAAATCTGGCAGACTAGAAAAATACAACGAAGAAAAAATTGGCAGGTCCATAAACAATGCCGCCGACAGGTCAGAGATGCCACTAAACTCATCAGACCTTGCCATGATCCTAAAAGAGGTTAGCAAAAAACTTTTTGATGATACGGGCAATAATAACATTCACAAGACCTCAGAAATCAAGGATGTAGTCAAGGAAGTCCTCAAATCATCAGGCTTTTCAAAGATTTTTGACTCCTACTCATCCTATGTCAAAGACCAAAACTGA
- a CDS encoding pyridoxal phosphate-dependent aminotransferase, with translation MMLNDKAILPEGKDLAFEINNKANAAIKKYGRDSVINAALGTLADDKGKLIALDSFYNRLEKMDRSLIASYAPIEGEKDFREAVLASLFEDHRPKAYMRVISTPGGTGAIRSGIFSYVGDDDYVICHDYYWAPYGKICKEFGKNFKTYNFFTDDFSFDIKAYKDCLDFALEGRDRVLSLINSPGNNPTGYSLSDDEWDQVLDLAKEKARAGKKIILLVDVAYIEYAGDGDQKKFFEKFSDLPENIFVIIAYSMSKSHTAYGLRSGAAIGISSKKEIVDEFEKSIAHSARCNWSNGVHAPQNILADLEKDENKDEYEKELISLKNMLRDRADVFIDQAQKHKIDMIPYFGGFFTFIPTDRAFEIADKLEKENIFTIPSKKGIRVAICATNKDDIIKLVERIAYYLGK, from the coding sequence ATGATGCTAAATGACAAGGCAATCCTGCCTGAGGGCAAGGATTTAGCTTTTGAAATAAATAACAAGGCCAATGCAGCCATAAAAAAATACGGACGAGATTCCGTCATCAATGCTGCCTTGGGGACCCTTGCCGATGATAAGGGCAAGCTCATAGCCCTTGATTCTTTTTATAATAGACTAGAAAAAATGGATAGGTCCCTCATAGCCTCCTACGCTCCTATAGAAGGAGAGAAGGACTTTAGGGAGGCAGTCCTAGCTAGCCTTTTTGAAGACCACAGGCCAAAAGCCTATATGCGAGTCATCTCTACGCCGGGTGGTACAGGGGCTATCAGGTCAGGGATTTTTTCCTATGTGGGAGATGATGATTATGTCATCTGTCATGATTATTACTGGGCACCTTATGGGAAAATCTGCAAGGAATTTGGCAAAAATTTTAAAACCTACAATTTTTTTACAGATGATTTTAGCTTTGATATAAAAGCATACAAAGACTGCCTGGACTTTGCCCTAGAAGGTAGGGACAGGGTCCTATCCCTGATAAACTCCCCAGGCAACAACCCAACCGGCTATTCCCTATCTGATGATGAGTGGGACCAGGTTTTAGACCTTGCCAAAGAAAAGGCAAGAGCTGGCAAAAAAATAATCCTCCTTGTGGATGTAGCCTATATAGAGTACGCAGGAGACGGAGACCAAAAGAAATTTTTCGAGAAATTTTCTGACCTGCCAGAAAATATTTTTGTAATAATTGCCTACTCTATGAGCAAGTCCCACACAGCCTATGGTCTCAGGTCAGGAGCTGCTATAGGGATTTCTTCAAAAAAGGAAATAGTAGATGAGTTTGAAAAATCCATTGCCCATTCTGCTAGGTGCAACTGGTCAAATGGAGTCCACGCCCCACAGAATATCCTTGCCGACCTAGAAAAGGATGAAAACAAGGATGAGTACGAAAAGGAACTCATTTCCCTAAAAAATATGCTTAGGGACAGGGCTGATGTTTTTATAGACCAAGCCCAAAAACACAAAATTGATATGATCCCATATTTTGGTGGATTTTTTACCTTTATCCCTACTGATAGGGCCTTTGAGATTGCAGACAAACTAGAAAAAGAAAACATCTTTACAATCCCATCTAAAAAAGGTATCAGAGTGGCTATTTGTGCT
- the groES gene encoding co-chaperone GroES yields MNLKPIGDRVVIKKAEAEKTTASGIVLPESAQEKPQYAEIIAISSDIENDEKKKGSLKVGDKVIYSQYAGTDVKLDDEKFIVVKYNDILAVVED; encoded by the coding sequence ATGAATTTAAAACCAATCGGTGATAGGGTAGTTATAAAAAAAGCTGAAGCAGAAAAAACAACAGCATCTGGGATAGTTCTCCCAGAAAGCGCACAAGAAAAACCACAATACGCAGAGATCATAGCCATTTCTAGCGATATAGAAAATGATGAAAAGAAAAAGGGATCACTCAAAGTTGGCGACAAGGTGATTTATTCCCAATACGCAGGCACAGATGTAAAACTCGATGATGAAAAGTTTATAGTTGTCAAATACAACGATATTTTGGCAGTAGTAGAAGACTAG